From the Clarias gariepinus isolate MV-2021 ecotype Netherlands chromosome 3, CGAR_prim_01v2, whole genome shotgun sequence genome, one window contains:
- the matn1 gene encoding cartilage matrix protein isoform X1, with the protein MALLGFVMLLCILGAQATLDHRLVEAAAMASGLCQTKPTDLVFIIDSSRSVRPSEFEQVKVFLNKIIDGLDVGPDATRVSVVNYASRVKNEVSLKSYKTKPALIKAVSKIEPLSSGTMTGLAIQFAMNVAFSEAEGARTKSPGISKVAIIVTDGRPQDNIRDIAAKARDSGIEIYAIGVGRVDMNTLRQIASEPLDEHTDYVESYSFIEKLTQKFKEAFCVSDLCATGDHDCEHICISVPGSFKCACREGYTLREDGRSCSACSDAATDVVFLIDGSKSVRPENFELVKKFINQMVDKLDVSERNVHVGLVQYSSAVKQEFSLGKYNNKKDVKEGVRKMDYMERGTMTGQALNFMVEKSFSTGHGARPGAAKVGIVFTDGRSQDYIGDAAKKAKDNGFKMYAVGVGNAVEDELKEIASEPGNYFYTADFKAMNEIGKKLQINTCPVPENPCECQSLTKFQKKVEEALQALSKKLEAITKRISALENKIV; encoded by the exons atggcgtTGCTAGGGTTTGTGATGCTACTGTGCATACTGGGGGCTCAAGCCACGCTGGACCATCGATTGGTTGAAGCTGCTGCCATGG CATCGGGACTGTGTCAGACCAAACCTACTGACCTGGTGTTCATTATTGACAGCTCTCGGAGTGTGCGGCCTTCCGAGTTCGAGCAGGTCAAGGTGTtccttaataaaataatagacGGTCTGGATGTGGGTCCCGATGCCACACGTGTGAGTGTTGTGAACTATGCCAGCAGGGTGAAGAATGAAGTGTCACTGAAGTCCTACAAGACAAAGCCTGCACTGATCAAGGCGGTATCCAAAATCGAGCCGCTCTCCTCTGGCACTATGACTGGCTTGGCTATCCAGTTTGCTATGAACGTGGCCTTCAGTGAAGCAGAGGGTGCGCGAACCAAATCCCCTGGTATCAGCAAG GTAGCAATCATTGTGACAGATGGGCGGCCACAGGACAATATCCGTGACATTGCAGCCAAGGCACGGGACTCAGGCATTGAGATATATGCCATCGGTGTGGGCCGAGTGGACATGAACACGCTCAGGCAGATAGCCAGTGAGCCTTTGGATGAGCACACTGATTATGTGGAGAGCTACAGCTTCATCGAGAAGCTCACCCAGAAGTTCAAGGAAGCCTTTTGTG TGTCCGACTTGTGCGCAACAGGTGATCATGACTGTGAGCACATTTGCATCAGTGTACCTGGATCGTTCAAGTGTGCCTGCCGGGAGGGCTACACACTCAGGGAAGATGGCCGTTCCTGCAGCG CCTGCAGTGATGCTGCCACAGATGTGGTCTTCCTGATTGATGGATCAAAAAGTGTAAGGCCAGAAAACTTTGAGCTGGTAAAGAAGTTTATCAACCAGATGGTGGACAAGCTGGATGTGTCAGAGAGAAACGTTCATGTGGGTCTGGTGCAGTACTCTAGTGCTGTCAAACAGGAGTTTTCTCTTGGAAAGTACAACAACAAGAAAGACGTCAAGGAGGGCGTGAGGAAGATGGACTACATGGAGCGTGGAACCATGACTGGACAGGCTCTCAACTTCATGGTGGAAAAAAGCTTTAGTACCGGCCATGGTGCTAGGCCTGGGGCAGCCAAGGTGGGCATCGTCTTCACTGACGGCAGGTCACAAGACTACATTGGAGATGCTGCAAAGAAGGCCAAGGACAACG gctttaaGATGTATGCTGTAGGAGTTGGAAACGCAGTCGAAGACGAGTTGAAGGAAATCGCCTCAGAACCTGGAAACTATTTCTATACTGCTGACTTCAAAGCCATGAACGAGATCGGCAAAAAGCTGCAAATCAACACTTGTCCAG TACCTGAGAATCCCTGCGAATGTCAGTCTCTTACAAAGTTCCAGAAAAAAGTGGAGGAGGCACTCCAGGCATTATCAAAGAAAT TGGAGGCAATAACAAAGAGGATCTCTGCCCTGGAAAACAAAATTGTGTGA
- the matn1 gene encoding cartilage matrix protein isoform X2, whose translation MALLGFVMLLCILGAQATLDHRLVEAAAMASGLCQTKPTDLVFIIDSSRSVRPSEFEQVKVFLNKIIDGLDVGPDATRVSVVNYASRVKNEVSLKSYKTKPALIKAVSKIEPLSSGTMTGLAIQFAMNVAFSEAEGARTKSPGISKVAIIVTDGRPQDNIRDIAAKARDSGIEIYAIGVGRVDMNTLRQIASEPLDEHTDYVESYSFIEKLTQKFKEAFCACSDAATDVVFLIDGSKSVRPENFELVKKFINQMVDKLDVSERNVHVGLVQYSSAVKQEFSLGKYNNKKDVKEGVRKMDYMERGTMTGQALNFMVEKSFSTGHGARPGAAKVGIVFTDGRSQDYIGDAAKKAKDNGFKMYAVGVGNAVEDELKEIASEPGNYFYTADFKAMNEIGKKLQINTCPVPENPCECQSLTKFQKKVEEALQALSKKLEAITKRISALENKIV comes from the exons atggcgtTGCTAGGGTTTGTGATGCTACTGTGCATACTGGGGGCTCAAGCCACGCTGGACCATCGATTGGTTGAAGCTGCTGCCATGG CATCGGGACTGTGTCAGACCAAACCTACTGACCTGGTGTTCATTATTGACAGCTCTCGGAGTGTGCGGCCTTCCGAGTTCGAGCAGGTCAAGGTGTtccttaataaaataatagacGGTCTGGATGTGGGTCCCGATGCCACACGTGTGAGTGTTGTGAACTATGCCAGCAGGGTGAAGAATGAAGTGTCACTGAAGTCCTACAAGACAAAGCCTGCACTGATCAAGGCGGTATCCAAAATCGAGCCGCTCTCCTCTGGCACTATGACTGGCTTGGCTATCCAGTTTGCTATGAACGTGGCCTTCAGTGAAGCAGAGGGTGCGCGAACCAAATCCCCTGGTATCAGCAAG GTAGCAATCATTGTGACAGATGGGCGGCCACAGGACAATATCCGTGACATTGCAGCCAAGGCACGGGACTCAGGCATTGAGATATATGCCATCGGTGTGGGCCGAGTGGACATGAACACGCTCAGGCAGATAGCCAGTGAGCCTTTGGATGAGCACACTGATTATGTGGAGAGCTACAGCTTCATCGAGAAGCTCACCCAGAAGTTCAAGGAAGCCTTTTGTG CCTGCAGTGATGCTGCCACAGATGTGGTCTTCCTGATTGATGGATCAAAAAGTGTAAGGCCAGAAAACTTTGAGCTGGTAAAGAAGTTTATCAACCAGATGGTGGACAAGCTGGATGTGTCAGAGAGAAACGTTCATGTGGGTCTGGTGCAGTACTCTAGTGCTGTCAAACAGGAGTTTTCTCTTGGAAAGTACAACAACAAGAAAGACGTCAAGGAGGGCGTGAGGAAGATGGACTACATGGAGCGTGGAACCATGACTGGACAGGCTCTCAACTTCATGGTGGAAAAAAGCTTTAGTACCGGCCATGGTGCTAGGCCTGGGGCAGCCAAGGTGGGCATCGTCTTCACTGACGGCAGGTCACAAGACTACATTGGAGATGCTGCAAAGAAGGCCAAGGACAACG gctttaaGATGTATGCTGTAGGAGTTGGAAACGCAGTCGAAGACGAGTTGAAGGAAATCGCCTCAGAACCTGGAAACTATTTCTATACTGCTGACTTCAAAGCCATGAACGAGATCGGCAAAAAGCTGCAAATCAACACTTGTCCAG TACCTGAGAATCCCTGCGAATGTCAGTCTCTTACAAAGTTCCAGAAAAAAGTGGAGGAGGCACTCCAGGCATTATCAAAGAAAT TGGAGGCAATAACAAAGAGGATCTCTGCCCTGGAAAACAAAATTGTGTGA
- the LOC128519150 gene encoding mtp family protein, whose protein sequence is MPGSRSLCCHVNTATRASAIFYLVYNLLVAVDMTSGIIQEKDPITVSLTEMKRNHGNCVFEITTNFITLLLMSFSSVLVMLSHRKGPMCVMPFMLFMFLDVALSLLSLFDARFGLPGTPTYEDALRLASNLKGGVGLDGEELSRITLIFGVLFVMYILLKVYMLHVSTRCYYALKGECISEAESSVMVKLPSYDEALKMKPEAMLPKYQEA, encoded by the exons ATGCCTGGATCACGGTCCCTCTGCTGCCATGTCAACACGGCCACCCGAGCTTCTGCCATCTTCTACTTG gtgtataATCTGCTGGTGGCTGTGGATATGACCAGTGGAATAATCCAAGAGAAAGATCCAATCACCGTGTCCCTTACTGAAATGAAACGTAACCATGGCAATTGCGTCT TTGAAATTACCACCAACTTCATTACACTGCTTCTGATGTCGTTCTCCAGTGTACTGGTAATGCTGTCTCACCGtaag GGGCCAATGTGTGTGATGCCGTTTATGCTGTTCATGTTTCTTGATGTGGCTTTGAGTCTTCTCTCCCTGTTTGATGCTCGATTTGGACTTCCCGGCACTCCCACATATGAAGACGCTCTACGGCTGGCT TCAAACCTCAAAGGTGGTGTTGGGTTGGATGGAGAGGAACTGAGCCGCATCACCTTGATATTCGGAGTCCTCTTTGTGATGTACATACTGCTGAAG GTGTATATGCTCCATGTGTCCACTCGCTGTTACTATGCACTGAAGGGAGAGTGTATCTCAGAGGCTGAAAGCTCTGTGATG GTGAAACTTCCCTCCTATGATGAGGCGCTGAAGATGAAACCCGAGGCCATGCTCCCTAAGTATCAGGAGGCATAA
- the LOC128519148 gene encoding homeobox protein NOBOX-like encodes MAEDSLFASDYDSLCPLCEEEDETPCLALGISEQQKNVDEEAELKRNHKLISINEEESEKTETVAKGFVESDDDDEDSCEEDMVFEMGRSKVEKRVENKSKCDVKVIDVIPPAQEEKSSPVNLVMLCEESVERSVNEELLLCPAKSLTLSQTPLISSPSQNPLHLTLPPRNPSVLQLQTQPVVQTQSLVSMPVGQAPCLSKQVYERSPSKSKTLAHPGQVEVTLQQVYTTRRYTRFTSRSAPLKSAPPESGSQPLPCVSNTALMAPAPKKKTRTSYSTDQLEELERMFQDDHYPDADKRKEIAISVGVTPQRVMVWFQNRRAKWRKTSKMTTRKPPATRTQGPAQPPIYRPPIFTGPAIAPLPPQTGNTLPPYSTLLTSCKSPPASQGSTGDCKHHLMQSPPPLRRASLPFFAAYNPPTHTLSVLLDTPEHSEPQSIGMRPDTGFTFDSVGSSAKYEAVASGLGNNQSYQFMACPQQSSSVLSQQPNTLLSQQSSNILQQQPNTLLPQYSRLSYLTPSPYLTPNSSEGTATSCMTLNPGPGSSMLPCTNGGHAYFQCQNSSQILLQPGLQALQAYPWTGDMYSHSVPHAMLKPQFSSHGRESHYPPLVPPQSYITPQGGTCPSLAKTATPDPLLASVKTELEETGHSQLVKVSEADTIFHCDFSPIHF; translated from the exons ATGGCCGAGGACTCCCTGTTTGCTAGTGATTACG ACAGTCTGTGTCCTTTATGTGAGGAGGAAGATGAGACACCCTGTCTGGCACTCGGAATCAGTGAACAGCAAAAGAATGTGGACGAAGAAGCAGAGCTAAAAAGAAACCATAAATTGATTTCTATAAATGAAGAGGAAAgtgaaaaaacagaaacagtggCAAAAGGATTTGTTgagagtgatgatgatgatgaagatagTTGTGAAGAAGATATGGTGTTTGAAATGGGCAGAAGTAAAGTAGAAAAGAGAGTGGAGAATAAAAGCAAGTGTGATGTAAAGGTGATTGATGTGATCCCTCCAGCTCAGGAGGAGAAGAGTAGCCCAGTAAATCTAGTGATGCTATGTGAGGAGTCTGTTGAAAGGAGTGTAAATGAGGAGCTCCTGCTGTGTCCTGCCAAGTCTCTAACCCTTTCGCAGACCCCCTTAATATCTTCCCCCTCCCAGAATCCTTTACATCTCACACTCCCACCTAGAAATCCCTCTGTGCTTCAGCTACAAACACAACCAGTGGTTCAGACCCAGAGTTTAGTGTCCATGCCAGTGGGCCAGGCCCCCTGTTTGAGCAAGCAGGTATATGAAAGGAGCCCCTCAAAGTCCAAAACACTTGCTCATCCTGGGCAAGTGGAGGTGACTCTGCAACAGGTGTACACTACACGCCGCTACACCCGCTTCACAAGCAGGTCTGCGCCGTTAAAATCAGCACCTCCAGAGAGCGGTTCCCAGCCCTTACCATGTGTCAGCAACACAGCTCTGATGGCGCCAGCACCCAAAAAGAAAACCAGGACCTCTTACAGCACtg ATCAGCTGGAGGAGCTAGAGAGGATGTTTCAAGATGATCACTATCCTGATGCGGACAAGCGGAAAGAGATTGCAATATCAGTTGGTGTCACACCCCAGAGGGTCATG gtgTGGTTTCAGAATCGGCGTGCCAAATGGCGTAAAACCTCCAAAATGACAACAAGAAAACCTCCCGCCACCCGGACACAGGGACCTGCTCAACCTCCAATCTACAG GCCTCCTATTTTCACAGGTCCTGCGATTGCACCCCTACCACCCCAAACAGGAAACACACTCCCTCCTTACAGTACATTGCTGACCAGCTGCAAAAGCCCACCAG CGTCCCAGGGGAGCACAGGGGATTGTAAGCATCACCTCATGCAGAGTCCCCCACCTCTGCGCCGTGCCTCTCTACCCTTCTTTGCTGCATACaacccccctacacacacactgtctgtaCTGCTGGACACACCGGAGCACAGTGAGCCTCAGTCAATCGGCATGCGCCCCGACACTGG GTTTACCTTTGATTCTGTGGGCTCATCAGCTAAATATGAGGCTGTTGCCTCTGGTCTTGGAAATAATCAGTCTTACCAGTTCATGGCATGTCCCCAACAGTCCAGCTCAGTACTGTCTCAGCAACCTAACACACTCCTTTCCCAACAAAGCAGTAACATACTTCAACAGCAGCCGAACACACTATTGCCACAATATTCACGATTATCATACCTCACTCCATCTCCATATCTGACCCCGAACTCGAGTGAGGGCACTGCAACTTCCTGTATGACcctgaacccaggacctggtaGCAGCATGCTGCCCTGCACCAACGGAGGACATGCCTACTTTCAGTGCCAAAACAGTAGCCAGATACTACTGCAGCCTGGGCTACAGG CACTGCAGGCATACCCATGGACTGGTGACATGTACAGCCATTCAGTTCCACACGCAATGCTAAAGCCCCAGTTCTCATCCCATGGTCGGGAGAGCCACTACCCTCCACTGGTCCCGCCCCAGTCTTACATTACACCTCAGGGGGGAACATGTCCCAGCCTGGCTAAAACTGCCACCCCTGACCCTTTGTTGGCCAGTGTCAAAACAGAGCTGGAGGAAACGGGACACAGTCAGCTTGTCAAAGTTAGCGAGGCAGACACCATATTCCACTGTGATTTCTCACCCATTCACTtctga